GCGATCCACCGCTCGATCTCGACGCGGCCCTCGCGTCGCTCCATCGCCCGCTCTACGACTATCAGCGCGAGAGCCTCACCCGGCTCCTCGACACGGGACGGCTGCTGCTCGCCGACGACATGGGGCTCGGCAAGACGGCCCAGGCGATCGCCGCGTGTCACGTGCTGCGACGGAGCGGCCGGGTGCGGCGGGGTCTCCTGATCGTCCCCGCGCCGCTCAAGTCACAGTGGCAGCGCGAATGGCTCTCCTTCAGCGACGCGCCGGTGACGGTCGTCAGCGGTCCGCCTCCTGCCCGCCGCGCCCTGTACGACGCCACGGACGAGGGCTTCCTGATCGTCAACTTCGAGCTCCTGCGTCGCGACGCGGCGAGCCTGCGGGAGTGGGCGCCCGACCTGGTCGTGATCGACGAGGCGCAGCGCATCAAGAACGCCGCCACCCTGACCGCGCGCACGGTCAAGACCTTCGCGCCGCGCTACCGATTGGCGCTCACCGGCACGCCGCTCGAGAACCGCCTGCCGGAGCTCGGCTCGATCATGGAGTGGGTCGACGAGCGCGCGCTCGCGCCGACGTGGCGCATCCCCGTCGTGCACGGCGGCGTCGGCTGCGCGACGCGCCTGCAGTCCCTCCGGAGTCGGATCGCGCACTGCTTCCTGCGGCGGCGCCGCGCGGAGATCCTGGACCAGCTCCCTGCGCGCACCGACACGACGGTGCCCGTGGAGATGACCCGCCGGCAGCTCGTCCTGCACCGCGCGCTCGACTCGCGCGTCGCGCGCCTGATCAACGAAGCCAAGAAGCGTCGGCTGAAGCCGGAGGAGCAGCTGCTGCTCATGTCATTGCTGACGCGGCAGCGGGTCATCGCGAACGGCGTGGCGCAGAAGGAGTTCGAGGAGCGCTGGGTGCGGCTGAAAGACCTGGCGCCCACCAAGGAGGCGCTCGCGAGCACGGACTCGCCCAAGCTCGAGGCCCTGCGTGAGCTGGTACGGAGCCTCGTCATCGACCAGGGCCGCACGATCGTGGTGTTCAGCCAGTGGCGGCGCATGCTGAAGCTCGCGTGGTGGGCCACGCAGGCCCAGCTCGAGCCCGAGGGCCTGCGCTCGGTCTTCTTCACCGGAGCCGAGTCGCTGAAGGCCCGGGACCGGAGCGTGGTGGAGCTGCACGACGACCCCCGGACGCGCGTGCTCTTCTCCAGCGACGCCGGGGGCGTGGGCCTGAACCTCCAGCGCGCGGCGACGGCCTGCGTGAACCTCGAGCTGCCCTGGAACCCGGCCGTGCTGGAGCAGCGCGTCGCCCGCATCCACCGGCTCGGTCAGACCCGGCCGATCGACGTCTACAACCTCGTCGCGCACGACTCGATCGAGGGGCGCATCGCGGGCCTCGTGGACGCCAAGCGCGCGCTCTTCGACGGCCTGTTCGACACGGACGAGGACCACGTGATCGTCGACGACGCGAGCCTCGTACAGCGCCTCTCCGCGCTCTGGGAGCCGGTGGCGGAGGAGCCCCTCGAGGACGGCTCCGCGGCGCTCCCCGCGGAAGCGCCGACTCCAGCGCCGCCCGCCCCCGAACCGAGCGGCCCGCGTGTGCAGCAGCTCTTCGAGCGCGTCCGCGTCACCGCGCGCGAGGACGGCGGACTCGTCATCGACGCGCCCCCCGACGCAGCGGAGGACCTCGCGGCGCTCTTCCGCGGCATGGCCGCCACCCTGAAGCGCGCCGGCTGATGGGGAGCGCTCGCTCAGGCGCGCGCGGCGGCGTCCTGCGGCTCGGCGCTCGGCGCCTCTTCGTCCAGCGCGAGCTGGTCGACGCTGTGGTCGTAGATGCGGCTCCAGATCGCGAGCGAGAGCTTCGGCGAGACGCGCTCGAGCAGCCAGGCCGCCTTCCACCAGCGCGGCACGATGATGTAGGGCTCGTTCTTCGCTACGTCCTTCAGCACCTCGCGCGCGAACACCGCGGGGTCCATCGGGCGGAGCTTCTCCCAGAGCTCGAGCATCTTCGCCTCGCTCGGCTTCGGGCCCGCGTGGCGGCCGTACTCTCCGCCCGTCAGGATCGGCGTCCGGATCGCGCCGGGGCAGAGAGACGAGACGCGGACGCCGTGGCGCGCGCCCTCGATGCGGAGCGCCTTGCTCAGGCCCACCACCGCGTGCTTGCTCGCGAGGTAGCTCGCCGCGTTCCCCGCGGGCAGCAGGCCGGCCATCGACGCGGTGTTGATGATGTGCCCGCGGCCCTGGGCGCGCATGATCGGGTAGACGGCTTGCACGCCGTAGGCGACGCCGCGCACGTTCACGTCGAGCACGTCGTCCCAGTCGGCCACGGCGTAGCGCTCCGCCGGCCCGCCGATGCCGATCCCCGCGTTGTTGAACAGGTAGTCGACCCGCCCGTGCTCGGCGTGCACGTCCCGCGCGAGCGCCGCGAAGGCCTCCGCGTCGCGCACGTCCAGCTCCGCCGCGCTCGCCCGCTGGCCTCGCTCGCGGATCGACTCTGCCCGCTCACGCGCCCGCTCGAGCTGCCGGTCCGCCAGCACGACGTGCGCGCCGCGCTCCGCCAGCGCCTCGCCCAGCGCCGCGCCGATCCCCGAAGCGCCCCCCGTGATCAGGACTACCGTCTTGTGAAATCCCATGTCCGCTCCCTCCCCGCGACAGAGCGTAGTACGTCGGGGCGCCCGGTGGCACTCGTGGGAACAACCAAGGTCGCCCGCCCTCAGAGGTCTCATGCCCATGGAATTCCGCGTCGCCGAGCCCTGCGAGGAGCCCTGGAGCGAGATGGAGCCGCGCGGCGAGGGCCGTCACTGCGCCCGCTGCGCCAGGACCGTCGTCGACCTCTCCACCATGACGCGCGCCCAGGCCGAGAGCCGCGTCCGCCGCGCCACGGGCGAGCGCCTCTGCGTGCGGCTCGGCATGAGCGAGCAGGGCGAGGCGGTCTTCCTCCCGCCCCGCAGCCGCGCCCCGCGCTGGGCGGGCGGCGTCGTGCTCGCGAGCGCCCTCGCCGCCGGTTGCAACCCGGGCGCCGCGCCGCCCGAGGAGGCGCCCATCGCCATGGAGGCCCCCGAGCCCTGCGACCTCGGCCCGCCCATGCAGCCGGTCGGTGAAGCCGACGCCGGGGCCACCGTCCCCGACGGCCCCACCGAGACCCGCGCCGTGCTCGCCGAGATCGAGGACGACGGCGCCACCCCCAACGCCGAGCAACGTCGCTTGACCACGGAGAAGCACCGCCCGCCCGTCCATCACATGATGGCCGGCATGATGATCATGCCGAACAACTGAGGCCTCAGCGTAGGCGTGCGAGCCCGCCGCGGGTGGCCACCCACACGCCCCCGCGGTCGGGCAGCACGTCGGTGACGTCGTCGCTCGGGAGGCCGTCGGCGCGGGTGAGGTGGGTGAAGGCGCCGGGGCGGCCGATGACGAGGCCGCGCTCCAGGGTGCCGATGTAGACGCGGTCTCCGCGGCGGCGGATGGCGTGCGGGTTGACCCAGCCGCTCGGTAGACCCGCTTGTCCTTCGCGCACGATGCGGAAGCCGTCGCCGTCCCCGATGGCGAGGCCGCCGTGATAGGTGCCGGCCATCACGCCGTCGCCCCAGGGCACGACCGCGGTGACCCAGTCGACGGGGAGGTCGCCGCTCGAGACGGTGTGGCGGGTGAAGCGCTCGGTGTCGGGGTCGAAGCGGTAGAGGCCGTGCAGGCTGCCGACCCAGACGCGGCCGCGGCGGTCGGTGGTGACCGCGTGGAGCTGCGCGACCGGGAAGGTCGGATCCCCGGTCCAGCAGCGCCAGCGCGAGGCGCGGTAGCGGCAGAGCTCGCGGCTGGTGGTCACCCAGAGCGCGCCGCCGTCGACGTGCATCGCGGTGGTGTGGATCCAGCTCGGGCCGTCGGGATCCTCGACCCGAGAGAAGACCCGGCCGTCGTGCCAGTAGAGCCCGCGGTCGGTGGCGATCCAGAGCCGCTCGTGTGCGCCGCGGCCGGTGACGGCGAGATCGTTGATGCGGCGGTCGACGGTCCAGCGCTCGTGCGCGCTCGTCGCCGCCTCGAACTGGCCGCCGCGCATGCGGGCGAGGCCGTCGCCGAAGGTGCCGACCCACAACGTGCCGAAGGCGCGGGCGAGCGCGGTGACGTCGCCGCTCGGGAGGCCGCCGCTGGTGATCGCGGTCGCGCTCCGACCCCCCGCGCTCCGCCCGGACACACGGTGCACGCCGCCCGCGTGCGCGACCAGGGCCTCGTCGCCGTCGACGAGGGCCGCGTGGGCGCGGTCGAAGCGCCCGACGCGGCGGGGCCGGTCACCGTCGGCGCGGTAG
This window of the Sandaracinaceae bacterium genome carries:
- a CDS encoding SDR family oxidoreductase, with amino-acid sequence MGFHKTVVLITGGASGIGAALGEALAERGAHVVLADRQLERARERAESIRERGQRASAAELDVRDAEAFAALARDVHAEHGRVDYLFNNAGIGIGGPAERYAVADWDDVLDVNVRGVAYGVQAVYPIMRAQGRGHIINTASMAGLLPAGNAASYLASKHAVVGLSKALRIEGARHGVRVSSLCPGAIRTPILTGGEYGRHAGPKPSEAKMLELWEKLRPMDPAVFAREVLKDVAKNEPYIIVPRWWKAAWLLERVSPKLSLAIWSRIYDHSVDQLALDEEAPSAEPQDAAARA
- a CDS encoding DEAD/DEAH box helicase, with the translated sequence MTHALLSRTGGQAALFAPDETQAYRTLVGIAGRHLRPLPPGFLARHVLRLYGADGWPLQRAAFEVTLRYRAQASSLEVCARPETALGVYTLRDRSGPSPWRTHLGSLEPLDACCDCPAFLKNGLGLCAHVVAVLLDLAGENTEAGAWERACAAAPLRHALEWDPVRPIVGDAPWWARLRFRGAGRGPRFVRAWVRDADGTRAPSADRPADWLPLARRFVERHPGRVSPSAAALIERLTPRASDPPLDLDAALASLHRPLYDYQRESLTRLLDTGRLLLADDMGLGKTAQAIAACHVLRRSGRVRRGLLIVPAPLKSQWQREWLSFSDAPVTVVSGPPPARRALYDATDEGFLIVNFELLRRDAASLREWAPDLVVIDEAQRIKNAATLTARTVKTFAPRYRLALTGTPLENRLPELGSIMEWVDERALAPTWRIPVVHGGVGCATRLQSLRSRIAHCFLRRRRAEILDQLPARTDTTVPVEMTRRQLVLHRALDSRVARLINEAKKRRLKPEEQLLLMSLLTRQRVIANGVAQKEFEERWVRLKDLAPTKEALASTDSPKLEALRELVRSLVIDQGRTIVVFSQWRRMLKLAWWATQAQLEPEGLRSVFFTGAESLKARDRSVVELHDDPRTRVLFSSDAGGVGLNLQRAATACVNLELPWNPAVLEQRVARIHRLGQTRPIDVYNLVAHDSIEGRIAGLVDAKRALFDGLFDTDEDHVIVDDASLVQRLSALWEPVAEEPLEDGSAALPAEAPTPAPPAPEPSGPRVQQLFERVRVTAREDGGLVIDAPPDAAEDLAALFRGMAATLKRAG